The following are encoded in a window of Peromyscus leucopus breed LL Stock chromosome X, UCI_PerLeu_2.1, whole genome shotgun sequence genomic DNA:
- the Magix gene encoding PDZ domain-containing protein MAGIX isoform X1, with translation MDSRAGNTADPRGSRGGGGLPGSGGSRARQLLERLDARPLAARAAADLSALARKAGATLRLRHKEAVSVLDSADIEVTDSRLPHTTLVAHRSQHRRSETLGTCMEPPPVTQNKASYALKVPQATGQFSVELIRGPEGFGFTLKGGQGVSGHAPLAIHGLLKNGPAQRCGRLQAGDLVLHINGESTQGLTHAQVVERIRTGGPRLCLVLRRPQEMDARRIEEGGGHQKRDCSPDPRGSRMTKSRSTISPVHHPPKTRTSLEPSPEAVAAGHVVPEVEHPTEDLDDRLPGTPGPWLVPSEDRLSQALGVRGGGAQLAQEMAAGRRRH, from the exons ATGGACTCTCGCGCTGGGAACACCGCAGACCCTAGAGGGAGCAGAGGAG GAGGTGGCCTACCTGGGTCCGGGGGCTCCCGCGCTCGGCAGCTCCTGGAGCGGCTGGACGCACGCCCCCTGGCGGCCAGAGCCGCAGCGGACTTGTCAGCGCTGGCACGAAAGGCGGGTGCCACATTGCGCCTGCGCCACAAGGAGG CTGTTAGCGTTCTGGATTCTGCAGATATAGAAGTCACAGACAGTCGCCTGCCTCATACCACTCTTGTGGCACATCGATCCCAG CATCGAAGGTCTGAGACTCTGGGGACATGTATGGAGCCACCTCCAGTAACCCAGAATAAGGCAAGCTATGCTTTGAAAGTACCCCAAGCCACTGGTCAATTTTCTGTGGAGCTGATCCGAGGTCCTGAAGGCTTTGGTTTCACTTTAAAAGGAGGACAAGGTGTATCTGGGCATGCGCCGCTGGCCATACATGGACTGCTGAAGAATGGGCCAGCACAGCGATGTGGTCGTTTGCAG GCCGGTGACCTCGTGCTCCATATCAATGGAGAGTCAACACAGGGACTCACTCATGCCCAGGTGGTGGAGCGGATACGCACGGGAGGCCCCCGACTTTGCTTAGTACTCCGCCGGCCTCAAGAGATGGATGCTAGAAGGATTGAGGAGGGTGGAGGCCATCAGAAGAGAG ATTGCAGCCCAGATCctagaggaagcaggatgacaaAGTCTCGCAGCACTATTTCCCCAGTTCATCACCCGCCCAAGACCCGGACCAGTCTGGAACCTAGTCCCGAGGCAGTGGCTGCTGGCCACGTGGTCCCTGAAGTGGAGCACCCCACAGAAGACTTGGACGACCGCCTCCCTGGTACCCCTGGGCCCTGGCTGGTGCCCAGCGAGGACCGGCTCTCACAGGCTTTAGGGGTTCGGGGCGGGGGCGCGCAGCTCGCCCAGGAAATGGCAGCTGGAAGGCGGAGGCACTGA
- the Plp2 gene encoding proteolipid protein 2 — translation MADSERLSAPGCWLACTSFSRTKKGIFLFAEIILCLVILICFSASTSAYSSLSVVEMIIAAVLFVFYMCDLHSKISFINWPWTDFFRALVAAILYLITSIVVLVEGKGSSRIAAGVLGIFATLLFGCDAYFTFPLKQQRHTAAPTDPTDGP, via the exons ATGGCGGACTCCGAGCGCCTCTCAGCTCCTGGCTGCTGGTTAGCCTGTACCAGCTTCTCTCGCACCAAAAAGGGAATTTTCCTGTTTGCTGAGATT ATACTGTGCCTGGTGATTTTAATTTGCTTCAGTGCTTCGACGTCAGCATACTCGTCCCTGTCTGTGGTTGAGATGATCATTGCTGCTGTCCTATTTGTCTTCTACATGTGTGACCTGCACTCCAAGATATCATTCATCAACTGGCCGTGGACT GACTTCTTCAGAGCCCTCGTGGCGGCCATCCTCTACCTGATCACCTCCATTGTTGTCCTTGTAGAAGGAAAAGGCAGCTCCAGAATTGCCGCTGGG GTACTGGGCATATTTGCTACCTTGCTCTTTGGCTGTGATGCCTACTTTACCTTCCCTCTGAAGCAGCAAAGACATACAGCAGCCCCTActg ACCCCACAGATGGTCCGTGA
- the Prickle3 gene encoding prickle planar cell polarity protein 3 has protein sequence MFARGSRRRRSGRAPPEAEDPAHGQPCNSCREQCPGFLLHGWRKICQHCKCPREEHAVHTVPVDLERIMCRLISDFQRHSISDDDSGCASEEYAWVPPGLKPEQVYQFFSCLPEDKVPYVNSPGEKYRIKQLLHQLPPHDSEAQYCTALEEEEKKELRAFSQQRKRENLGRGTVRIFPVTITGAICEECGKQIGGGDIAVFASRAGLGACWHPQCFVCTTCQELLVDLIYFYHAGKVYCGRHHAECLRPRCQACDEIIFSPECTEAEGRHWHMGHFCCFECEASLGGQRYVMRQSRPHCCACYEARHAEYCDGCGEHIGLDQGQMAYEGQHWHASDRCFCCSRCGRALLGRPFLPRRGLIFCSRACSLGAETPAPGPGRRSWSAGTVTAPLTASSASFPAAAEGTSETASKGTCTKAEPAAGPDEAPRFLRGAPHRHSMPELGLRSAPEPPPETPGHPALHPDDNAFGRQSTPRVSFRDPLVSEGGPRRTLSAPPAQRRRPRSPPPRAPSCRHRRRRRRRRGSHHHHHHPGRHGHHRCNVGSGSDSGSCSSSPSSPSSESSEDDGFFLGERIPLPPHLSRARATQDTTTETFNSPTPPLVQVPHPVMPRQTRDKNCIVA, from the exons CCTGCTGCACGGCTGGAG AAAGATCTGCCAGCACTGCAAATGCCCGCGGGAGGAGCATGCCGTGCACACCGTGCCTGTGGACCTCGAACGCATCATGTGCCGGCTCATCTCGGACTTCCAGCGCCACTCCATTTCTGATGACGACTCAGGCTGTGCCTCAGAGGAGTATGCCTGGGTACCCCCTGGCCTTAAGCCAGAGCAG GTTTACCAGTTTTTCAGCTGCCTCCCAGAGGACAAGGTCCCCTATGTCAACAGTCCTGGGGAGAAATACAGGATAAAGCAGCTGCTGCACCAGCTGCCCCCACATGACAGTGAG gCACAATACTGCACGGccctggaagaggaggagaagaaagagttgAGAGCCTTCAGCCAGCAGCGGAAGCGGGAGAATCTGGGACGGGGTACCGTTCGAATCTTCCCAGTGACCATTACTGGGGCCATCTGCGAGGAG TGTGGAAAGCAGATCGGAGGTGGGGACATTGCAGTATTTGCCAGTCGAGCAGGCCTTGGTGCCTGTTGGCACCCTCAGTGctttgtgtgcaccacatgccagGAGCTGCTGGTCGACCTCATCTACTTCTACCACGCCGGCAAGGTCTACTGTGGGCGCCACCATGCCGAATGCTTGCGCCCTCGCTGCCAGGCATGTGATGAG ATCATCTTCTCCCCGGAATGCACGGAGGCCGAGGGCCGGCACTGGCACATGGGTCACTTCTGCTGTTTCGAGTGTGAGGCTTCTCTAGGAGGGCAGCGCTATGTGATGCGTCAGAGCCGCCCGCACTGCTGCGCCTGCTACGAGGCTCGCCATGCCGAGTACTGCGATGGCTGTGGGGAACACATCG GCCTGGACCAAGGCCAGATGGCTTATGAGGGCCAACACTGGCACGCTTCAGATCGCTGCTTCTGCTGTAGCCGTTGTGGTCGAGCCCTGCTGGGCCGCCCCTTTCTCCCACGCCGCGGCCTTATCTTCTGTTCCCGAGCCTGCAGCCTCGGGGCCGAGACCCCCGCCCCAGGACCTGGCCGCCGCAGCTGGAGCGCCGGCACAGTCACCGCACCGCTCACAGCTTCCTCGGCCTCTTTCCCGGCGGCTGCGGAGGGGACATCTGAGACCGCCAGCAAAGGCACCTGTACCAAAGCAGAGCCTG CTGCAGGCCCAGACGAGGCTCCCCGCTTTCTGAGAGGGGCCCCTCACCGCCACTCTATGCCTGAGCTGGGGCTCCGCAGTGCTCCTGAGCCACCCCCAGAAACGCCTGGACATCCTGCCCTGCACCCAGATGATAATGCCTTTGGTCGCCAGAGTACCCCGCGTGTCAGCTTTCGCGACCCTTTGGTGTCTGAGGGAGGTCCACGACGGACCCTGAGTGCACCCCCAGCCCAGCGCCGCAGGCCACGAAGTCCCCCACCCAGGGCCCCCAGCTGCCGCCACCGCCGGCGCCGACGCCGGCGCCGCGGgagccaccatcaccaccaccatcccggCAGACATGGCCACCACCGATGTAACGTGGGATCGGGATCGGATTCAGGATCTTGTTCCAGCTCGCCCTCTAGCCCCAGTTCCGAGTCCTCTGAGGATGATGGCTTCTTCCTAGGGGAACGGATCCCGCTGCCTCCTCACCTGTCCAGGGCCAGGGCCACTCAGGACACTACAACTGAAACCTTTAACTCCCCAACCCCGCCCCTTGTCCAGGTGCCTCACCCAGTGATGCCTCGCCAGACCCGAGACAAGAACTGCATCGTGGCTTGA
- the Magix gene encoding PDZ domain-containing protein MAGIX isoform X2 — protein MDSRAGNTADPRGSRGAVSVLDSADIEVTDSRLPHTTLVAHRSQHRRSETLGTCMEPPPVTQNKASYALKVPQATGQFSVELIRGPEGFGFTLKGGQGVSGHAPLAIHGLLKNGPAQRCGRLQAGDLVLHINGESTQGLTHAQVVERIRTGGPRLCLVLRRPQEMDARRIEEGGGHQKRDCSPDPRGSRMTKSRSTISPVHHPPKTRTSLEPSPEAVAAGHVVPEVEHPTEDLDDRLPGTPGPWLVPSEDRLSQALGVRGGGAQLAQEMAAGRRRH, from the exons ATGGACTCTCGCGCTGGGAACACCGCAGACCCTAGAGGGAGCAGAGGAG CTGTTAGCGTTCTGGATTCTGCAGATATAGAAGTCACAGACAGTCGCCTGCCTCATACCACTCTTGTGGCACATCGATCCCAG CATCGAAGGTCTGAGACTCTGGGGACATGTATGGAGCCACCTCCAGTAACCCAGAATAAGGCAAGCTATGCTTTGAAAGTACCCCAAGCCACTGGTCAATTTTCTGTGGAGCTGATCCGAGGTCCTGAAGGCTTTGGTTTCACTTTAAAAGGAGGACAAGGTGTATCTGGGCATGCGCCGCTGGCCATACATGGACTGCTGAAGAATGGGCCAGCACAGCGATGTGGTCGTTTGCAG GCCGGTGACCTCGTGCTCCATATCAATGGAGAGTCAACACAGGGACTCACTCATGCCCAGGTGGTGGAGCGGATACGCACGGGAGGCCCCCGACTTTGCTTAGTACTCCGCCGGCCTCAAGAGATGGATGCTAGAAGGATTGAGGAGGGTGGAGGCCATCAGAAGAGAG ATTGCAGCCCAGATCctagaggaagcaggatgacaaAGTCTCGCAGCACTATTTCCCCAGTTCATCACCCGCCCAAGACCCGGACCAGTCTGGAACCTAGTCCCGAGGCAGTGGCTGCTGGCCACGTGGTCCCTGAAGTGGAGCACCCCACAGAAGACTTGGACGACCGCCTCCCTGGTACCCCTGGGCCCTGGCTGGTGCCCAGCGAGGACCGGCTCTCACAGGCTTTAGGGGTTCGGGGCGGGGGCGCGCAGCTCGCCCAGGAAATGGCAGCTGGAAGGCGGAGGCACTGA